A part of Aquibium oceanicum genomic DNA contains:
- a CDS encoding vWA domain-containing protein, which produces MTTRPDNITVRNAAKPDGRLADNIVYFARALRKAGMRVGPAAVKDAIEAVLAAGIGTRDDFYWVLHSVLVTRREDHATFDEAFRLYWKSRELVEKMLAMFSPVAPDTRERQKPRAAESRVADAMFEGHENKKKPQEIPEVEVDARFTFSGSEVLRGKDFAQMTAREISDAKREIANLRLPFDLVKTRRYKSDPRGRRTDARAMLRTGLRTGGDLILPKFRSQREIHPPLVVLADISGSMSQYTRIFLHFLHALTEKRRRVHTFVFGTRLTNLTRQMRHRDPDEALADCSLAVRDWSGGTRIGQTLHEFNRVWSRRVLSQGAVVLLITDGLERDDVAMLETEIDRLHKSCRRLIWLNPLLRFDGFEPKARGVRTMLPHVDEFRPVHTLNALEDLCASLSQTRSRDADPRRYLSLLGNRQAA; this is translated from the coding sequence ATGACGACCAGGCCGGATAATATCACGGTACGGAATGCCGCCAAGCCCGACGGCCGGCTCGCCGACAACATCGTCTATTTCGCCCGCGCGCTACGCAAGGCGGGCATGCGGGTCGGGCCGGCTGCGGTGAAGGATGCCATCGAGGCGGTGCTGGCCGCCGGCATCGGAACCCGCGACGACTTCTACTGGGTGCTGCATTCGGTGCTGGTGACGCGCCGCGAGGACCATGCCACCTTCGACGAGGCTTTCCGCCTCTACTGGAAATCGCGCGAGCTGGTGGAAAAGATGCTCGCCATGTTCTCGCCCGTCGCGCCGGACACACGCGAGCGCCAGAAGCCGCGCGCGGCCGAGAGCCGCGTGGCGGACGCCATGTTCGAAGGGCACGAGAACAAGAAGAAACCCCAGGAAATCCCCGAGGTCGAGGTCGACGCCCGCTTCACCTTCTCCGGCAGCGAGGTGCTGCGCGGCAAGGATTTCGCTCAGATGACTGCGCGCGAGATTTCCGATGCCAAGCGCGAGATTGCCAACCTGCGCCTGCCGTTCGATCTCGTGAAAACCCGTCGCTACAAGTCCGACCCGCGCGGCCGGCGCACCGACGCGCGCGCCATGCTGCGCACCGGCCTGCGGACGGGCGGCGACCTGATCCTGCCGAAGTTTCGCTCTCAACGCGAAATCCATCCGCCGCTGGTGGTGCTTGCCGACATCTCCGGCTCGATGAGCCAGTACACCCGCATCTTCCTGCATTTCCTGCACGCGCTGACGGAGAAGCGCCGCCGCGTGCACACCTTCGTCTTCGGCACGCGGCTGACCAACCTGACGCGCCAGATGCGTCACCGCGATCCGGACGAGGCGCTGGCGGATTGCTCGCTCGCCGTGCGCGACTGGTCCGGTGGGACGCGGATCGGCCAGACGCTGCACGAGTTCAACCGGGTCTGGTCGCGCCGCGTGCTGAGCCAGGGCGCCGTGGTGCTCCTCATCACAGACGGCTTGGAACGCGACGACGTCGCCATGCTGGAGACGGAGATCGACCGCCTGCACAAGTCGTGCCGCCGGCTGATTTGGCTCAATCCGCTGCTGAGGTTCGACGGCTTCGAGCCGAAGGCGAGGGGAGTGCGCACCATGCTGCCGCACGTCGACGAGTTCCGCCCCGTGCATACGCTGAACGCGCTGGAGGACCTGTGCGCCTCGCTGTCGCAGACCCGCTCCCGCGATGCTGATCCGCGGCGCTATCTCTCGCTGCTTGGCAATCGGCAAGCGGCGTGA
- a CDS encoding XdhC family protein produces MDHSAAFDETIDPLTVAETWKNEGRDVAIATVVETWGSAPRPVGSHLVIDAEGNFQGSVSGGCVEGAVVAEAIDILESGKPRMLEFGVADETAWQVGLSCGGRISVYVERLG; encoded by the coding sequence ATGGACCATTCCGCAGCATTCGACGAAACCATCGACCCGCTGACCGTTGCCGAGACCTGGAAAAACGAGGGCCGCGACGTGGCCATCGCCACCGTGGTCGAGACCTGGGGCTCGGCGCCGCGCCCGGTCGGCAGCCATCTCGTCATTGATGCCGAAGGCAACTTCCAGGGCTCCGTCTCGGGCGGGTGCGTGGAAGGCGCGGTGGTCGCCGAGGCCATCGACATCCTCGAAAGCGGCAAGCCGCGCATGCTGGAATTCGGCGTGGCCGACGAGACGGCCTGGCAGGTGGGCCTGTCCTGCGGCGGCCGGATCAGCGTCTACGTCGAGCGGCTGGGCTGA
- a CDS encoding RBBP9/YdeN family alpha/beta hydrolase, with protein MKAKDADILIIPGYTNSGADHWQSRWEAKLSTARRVEQAEWSKPVREDWTAAVAEAANSADRPVVLVAHSLGIPTAIHALPEIRKPVVGAFFVAPPDVANSNIRPKHLMTFGPYPRDPLPFPSVVIASRNDAFCDFDVAEDIAAAWGSLFIDAGAAGHINAEAGFGPWPEGSMVFARFLSRLRAG; from the coding sequence ATGAAAGCCAAGGACGCCGACATCCTCATCATTCCAGGCTACACCAATTCCGGAGCGGACCATTGGCAAAGCCGTTGGGAGGCCAAGCTCTCGACGGCCCGGCGGGTCGAACAGGCGGAATGGTCGAAGCCGGTGCGCGAGGACTGGACGGCGGCCGTAGCGGAGGCTGCCAATTCGGCCGACAGACCGGTCGTGCTGGTCGCGCATTCGCTGGGCATCCCGACCGCCATCCACGCTCTTCCCGAGATTCGCAAGCCGGTGGTGGGCGCATTCTTCGTGGCACCGCCCGACGTGGCGAACTCCAACATCCGTCCCAAGCATCTGATGACGTTCGGGCCCTACCCGCGCGACCCCCTGCCCTTTCCCTCAGTTGTGATCGCCAGCCGCAACGACGCGTTCTGCGATTTCGACGTGGCGGAAGACATCGCCGCCGCTTGGGGATCGCTTTTCATCGACGCGGGCGCGGCGGGCCACATCAACGCCGAGGCAGGCTTCGGTCCGTGGCCTGAGGGATCGATGGTGTTTGCGCGGTTCCTGTCGCGGTTGAGGGCGGGTTGA
- a CDS encoding branched-chain amino acid ABC transporter substrate-binding protein — protein MSKHILPALLLIGLSTGSASAETLGLAAPLSDTAALLGEQMRAGAAAAIEAAGGDNELDVRDTECTAEGGTAAARHFVEAKVAAVTGFLCVEAIEAAMPILAEAGIPVITTGVRVDSLTDRKEKTGWSVFRLAPRTDEELAAVSRILTDRWRDELFAVIDDGTIYGRELAEGFRLAAEQSGLKPVFTDTFRPQLENQIALAGRLRKAGATHVFAGGDRADIAILGRDAAELGYDLVIAGGEALRAARDEVDLVPGTLMIGLPDWADTADAQVVAKLRAAGVEPEGYVVPTYAAVEIALAAMAAAEESDATIAGSLAGGTFSSALGDVRFDAKGDWTGNPYRLFSYGGNEFVPVE, from the coding sequence ATGTCCAAGCACATCCTTCCGGCACTTCTTCTGATCGGCCTGTCTACCGGCTCCGCCTCGGCTGAAACGCTCGGCCTTGCGGCCCCGCTGTCGGACACCGCGGCACTGCTGGGCGAACAGATGCGCGCCGGTGCGGCAGCCGCGATCGAGGCGGCAGGCGGCGATAACGAACTCGACGTCCGTGACACCGAATGCACGGCCGAGGGCGGCACCGCCGCCGCGCGGCATTTCGTCGAGGCCAAGGTGGCGGCCGTTACCGGGTTCCTGTGCGTCGAAGCGATCGAGGCGGCGATGCCGATTCTGGCCGAGGCCGGGATCCCGGTGATCACGACTGGGGTTCGGGTCGACAGCCTGACCGACCGGAAGGAAAAGACCGGCTGGTCGGTCTTTCGGCTCGCGCCCCGCACCGACGAGGAACTGGCGGCGGTCTCGAGGATCCTGACCGACCGCTGGCGCGACGAGCTGTTCGCGGTGATCGACGACGGCACGATCTACGGGCGCGAACTGGCGGAGGGATTCCGCCTCGCCGCCGAGCAGTCCGGGCTGAAACCGGTGTTCACCGACACGTTCCGCCCGCAGCTCGAAAACCAGATCGCGCTGGCTGGCCGGCTGCGCAAGGCCGGCGCGACGCATGTCTTTGCCGGCGGCGACCGGGCCGACATCGCCATCCTCGGCCGGGACGCGGCCGAACTCGGCTACGACCTCGTGATCGCCGGCGGCGAGGCGCTGCGGGCGGCGCGCGACGAGGTCGACCTCGTGCCCGGAACGCTGATGATCGGGCTGCCCGACTGGGCCGACACCGCAGACGCGCAAGTGGTGGCGAAGCTCCGCGCCGCAGGCGTTGAACCGGAGGGCTACGTCGTGCCCACCTACGCGGCGGTCGAGATCGCGCTGGCGGCAATGGCCGCGGCGGAAGAATCCGACGCGACGATCGCCGGATCGCTCGCGGGCGGAACTTTTTCCAGTGCGCTGGGGGACGTTCGTTTCGACGCGAAAGGCGACTGGACGGGGAACCCGTACAGGCTGTTCAGCTATGGCGGCAACGAATTCGTACCAGTGGAGTGA
- a CDS encoding AAA family ATPase — MSSPDSHPLPQSIDETMALLEGADYVADRALATVLFLSLRMKRPLFLEGEAGVGKTEIAKVLASALGRRLIRLQCYEGLDVSSAVYEWNYAAQMIEIRMDEAAGQTDRDLMEKNVFSEKYLIRRPILDALSGTGGRAPVLLIDELDRTDEAFEAFLLEILSDYQVTVPEIGTIKAEEPPIVVITTNRTREIHDALKRRCLYHWVDYPDAARELEIVHRKVPGANRKLSAELVRFIQKLRELDLFKSPGVAETIDWASALTELDKIALDPETVSDTIGVLLKYQDDIARIEQGEGRRLLKEVQAEMSAAG, encoded by the coding sequence ATGAGCAGTCCGGACAGCCACCCGCTTCCGCAGTCGATCGACGAGACCATGGCGCTTCTCGAAGGTGCCGACTATGTCGCCGATCGCGCACTGGCGACCGTGCTGTTCCTCAGCCTGCGCATGAAGCGGCCGCTGTTCCTCGAAGGCGAAGCCGGCGTCGGCAAGACGGAGATCGCCAAGGTGCTGGCCAGCGCCCTCGGACGCCGGCTCATCCGCCTCCAGTGCTACGAAGGACTGGATGTTTCCTCGGCCGTCTACGAGTGGAACTATGCCGCCCAGATGATCGAGATCCGCATGGACGAGGCCGCCGGCCAGACCGACCGCGACCTCATGGAGAAGAACGTCTTCTCCGAAAAATACCTGATCCGGCGGCCGATCCTCGACGCGCTGTCGGGCACGGGCGGCCGCGCGCCGGTGCTTCTCATCGACGAACTCGACCGCACCGACGAGGCGTTCGAGGCGTTCCTGCTGGAAATCCTGTCGGACTACCAGGTCACGGTTCCGGAGATCGGGACGATCAAGGCGGAGGAGCCGCCCATCGTCGTCATCACCACCAACCGCACCCGCGAGATCCACGATGCGCTGAAGCGGCGCTGCCTCTATCACTGGGTCGACTATCCGGACGCAGCACGCGAACTGGAGATCGTCCACCGCAAGGTGCCCGGCGCCAACCGCAAGCTTTCCGCCGAACTCGTGCGCTTCATCCAGAAGCTGCGCGAGCTCGATCTCTTCAAGTCTCCGGGCGTCGCCGAGACGATCGACTGGGCAAGCGCGCTGACCGAACTCGACAAGATCGCGCTCGATCCCGAGACGGTCTCCGACACGATCGGCGTCCTGCTGAAGTACCAGGACGACATCGCCCGCATCGAGCAGGGCGAGGGCCGGCGGCTCCTGAAGGAAGTTCAGGCCGAGATGTCCGCTGCGGGATAG
- a CDS encoding DUF2259 domain-containing protein yields the protein MTRLLTALLFFFPILAGGAAHAGNVSELEILGFSSDGSIFAFEEYGIQDGSGFPYANRFYVDVASDSFVTGTPIRILLQDESATLRDARAQARAPGQSIVSDAELMANRGYTAGANAITELSADPFRMNVNPRPVIPPVDDPIEFRLEEFNLDAQGCENLGPTMGFRLLRVDLRQDGSVSLVHEDESIPQSRNCPLGYRLGAVQTIHPDAGAPSYAVLIAIESFGFEGPDYHWIAVTGRL from the coding sequence ATGACACGCCTGCTGACCGCGCTGCTTTTCTTCTTCCCGATCCTCGCTGGTGGAGCCGCGCATGCGGGGAATGTATCGGAGCTGGAAATCCTCGGCTTCAGCTCCGACGGCTCGATCTTCGCCTTCGAGGAGTACGGCATCCAGGACGGCTCGGGCTTTCCCTACGCCAACCGGTTCTACGTCGACGTCGCATCCGACAGCTTCGTGACGGGCACGCCGATCCGCATCCTACTGCAGGACGAAAGTGCGACCTTGCGCGATGCCCGCGCCCAGGCGCGGGCGCCCGGCCAATCCATCGTCTCGGATGCCGAACTCATGGCCAACCGGGGCTACACGGCCGGCGCAAACGCGATCACCGAGCTTTCGGCCGATCCGTTCCGGATGAATGTAAACCCGCGCCCGGTCATCCCGCCGGTCGACGACCCGATCGAGTTCCGGCTGGAGGAGTTCAATCTCGATGCGCAAGGGTGCGAGAACCTCGGCCCGACAATGGGTTTCCGGCTGCTCCGCGTCGATCTCAGACAGGACGGGTCCGTTTCGCTCGTGCATGAAGACGAATCGATCCCGCAGAGCCGCAACTGCCCTCTGGGCTATCGGCTCGGCGCCGTCCAAACCATCCATCCGGATGCCGGAGCGCCGTCCTATGCCGTGTTGATCGCAATCGAGAGCTTCGGGTTCGAAGGACCGGATTACCACTGGATCGCGGTCACCGGCCGGCTTTGA
- a CDS encoding DUF1476 domain-containing protein: MDNLKSRKDAFENKFAHDEELKFKSMARRNKLLGLWAAEKLGKSGDDADAYAREVVKADFEEAGDEDVFRKVRGDFDAAGVEQSDHQIRRTMDELLVVAAEQVSKA, encoded by the coding sequence ATGGACAATCTTAAGAGCCGCAAGGACGCTTTCGAGAACAAGTTCGCCCATGACGAGGAGCTGAAGTTCAAGTCGATGGCCCGCCGCAACAAGCTGCTGGGGCTTTGGGCGGCCGAGAAGCTAGGCAAGTCCGGCGACGATGCCGACGCATATGCTCGCGAGGTGGTGAAAGCCGATTTCGAGGAAGCCGGCGACGAGGACGTCTTCCGCAAGGTTCGTGGCGATTTCGACGCCGCCGGCGTCGAGCAGTCAGACCACCAGATCCGCCGCACGATGGACGAACTGCTGGTCGTCGCCGCCGAGCAGGTCAGCAAGGCGTGA
- a CDS encoding P1 family peptidase codes for MQRTGPRNALTDVAGLRVANAHDPVLRSGVTAVLCDRPTVAAVQVLGGAPGTRETDLLEPHNAVETVDAIVLSGGSAFGLDAASGVQALLREKGVGIKVRGLSIPIVPAAILFDLVNGGNKDWGRYPPYRDLGYEAADAAAEAFATGSAGAGYGALTAGLKGGLGTASTLTKDGITVAALVAVNAVGSATVTDTPNFWAAPFEIDGEFGGLGLPSPMPIDAADVRLKFRDGNAPAANTTIAVIATDAALTKAAAKRLAMAAHDGFARALWPAHTPADGDLVFALATGAAERAPQGDEMIEICAAAASTMARAIARGVHDATATEGDLLPAWSQRVRASRGES; via the coding sequence GTGCAACGGACCGGTCCGCGTAACGCCCTGACCGACGTGGCAGGGTTGCGCGTTGCGAACGCGCACGATCCGGTCCTGCGCTCAGGTGTTACCGCCGTGCTGTGCGATCGGCCGACGGTTGCGGCGGTGCAGGTGCTCGGCGGTGCGCCAGGCACGCGGGAGACCGACCTGCTGGAGCCGCACAACGCGGTCGAGACGGTGGACGCGATCGTTCTGTCGGGCGGCTCCGCCTTCGGGCTGGATGCGGCTTCAGGGGTGCAGGCGTTGCTGCGCGAGAAAGGCGTCGGAATCAAGGTGCGCGGCCTGTCCATACCGATCGTGCCGGCCGCCATCCTGTTCGATCTGGTGAACGGCGGGAACAAGGACTGGGGCAGATACCCGCCCTATCGCGACCTCGGCTACGAAGCGGCCGATGCCGCGGCGGAAGCATTCGCCACCGGCTCGGCCGGGGCGGGCTACGGCGCGCTCACCGCCGGGCTGAAGGGCGGACTGGGGACTGCTTCGACGCTGACGAAGGACGGCATCACGGTCGCGGCGCTGGTTGCGGTGAACGCCGTCGGATCGGCGACTGTCACCGATACGCCGAACTTCTGGGCCGCGCCGTTCGAGATCGACGGCGAGTTCGGCGGTCTCGGGCTGCCTTCACCCATGCCGATCGACGCCGCGGACGTGCGGTTGAAATTCCGCGACGGCAATGCGCCGGCCGCTAACACCACGATCGCGGTGATCGCGACGGACGCGGCACTGACCAAAGCGGCGGCGAAGCGGCTGGCGATGGCCGCGCATGACGGTTTCGCCCGCGCGCTGTGGCCCGCGCACACGCCGGCCGACGGCGACCTTGTCTTCGCGCTTGCCACCGGTGCGGCAGAAAGGGCGCCACAGGGCGACGAGATGATAGAGATTTGCGCGGCCGCCGCTTCGACCATGGCGCGCGCGATCGCCCGCGGCGTCCACGACGCGACCGCGACCGAGGGCGACTTGTTGCCGGCATGGTCGCAGCGCGTGCGGGCAAGCCGCGGCGAATCCTGA
- the purC gene encoding phosphoribosylaminoimidazolesuccinocarboxamide synthase — protein sequence MNRRRRIYEGKAKILYEGPEPGTLVQFFKDDATAFNKKKHEVVDGKGVLNNRISEHIFTHLNRMGIPTHFIRRLNMREQLIKEVEIIPLEIVVRNVAAGSLSKRLGMEEGTVLPRSIIEFYYKADALDDPMVSEEHITAFGWASPQEIDDVMALAIRVNDFLSGLFLGVGIQLVDFKIECGRLFEGDMMRIVVADEISPDSCRLWDVSTNEKLDKDRFRRDMGGLVEAYQEVARRLGIMNENEPPRPTGPVLVSTDGGANNGKGRGKPH from the coding sequence ATGAACCGTCGCCGCCGCATATACGAAGGCAAGGCCAAGATACTCTACGAGGGCCCGGAGCCGGGAACGCTGGTCCAGTTCTTCAAGGACGATGCCACCGCCTTCAACAAGAAGAAGCATGAGGTGGTCGACGGAAAGGGTGTGCTCAACAACCGCATTTCCGAGCACATCTTCACGCATCTGAACCGGATGGGCATCCCCACGCACTTCATCCGCCGGCTCAACATGCGCGAGCAGCTGATCAAGGAAGTCGAGATCATCCCGCTCGAGATCGTCGTCCGCAACGTCGCGGCGGGATCGTTGTCGAAGCGGCTCGGCATGGAGGAAGGCACCGTCCTTCCGCGCTCGATCATCGAATTCTACTACAAGGCCGACGCTCTCGACGATCCGATGGTGTCAGAAGAGCACATCACCGCTTTCGGATGGGCGTCGCCGCAGGAGATCGACGACGTGATGGCGCTCGCCATCCGCGTCAACGACTTCCTCTCCGGCCTCTTCCTTGGCGTCGGCATCCAGCTCGTCGACTTCAAGATCGAATGCGGCCGGCTCTTCGAAGGCGACATGATGCGCATCGTGGTCGCCGACGAGATATCGCCGGATTCCTGCCGCCTGTGGGACGTCTCCACGAACGAGAAGCTCGACAAGGACAGGTTCCGCCGCGACATGGGTGGCCTCGTCGAAGCCTACCAGGAAGTCGCACGGCGCCTCGGCATCATGAACGAGAACGAGCCGCCGCGCCCGACCGGTCCGGTACTGGTGTCGACGGACGGCGGAGCCAACAACGGCAAGGGCCGCGGCAAGCCGCACTGA
- a CDS encoding HpcH/HpaI aldolase family protein has translation MKTLLERLNEGETVFTAWSGVPDPLTVEIMAGQAFDAVTLDMQHGGHHEDSVLRSIPAILRAGSHPLVRIPVGRFDMASRALDFGAEGVIAPMVNSVADAKAFAGAMKYPPLGERSWGPTFALPRSAVRNAQEWLLNANTRTIAFAMVETRQALDCLDGILETPGIDGIFVGPSDFSIAWTKGAAIDPTREDMMETLADIGQRTAAAGKVAAIYITNTNMVGRFSQMGFRFQAIASEHRVIAAGSATLIQEARDSLG, from the coding sequence ATGAAGACGCTTCTGGAGCGGCTCAACGAGGGGGAAACGGTCTTCACCGCATGGTCGGGCGTTCCGGACCCGTTGACCGTCGAGATCATGGCGGGCCAGGCCTTCGACGCGGTCACGCTCGACATGCAGCATGGCGGGCATCACGAGGACAGCGTCCTGCGCAGTATTCCGGCCATCCTGAGGGCTGGCAGTCACCCGCTGGTCAGGATACCGGTCGGCCGGTTCGACATGGCGAGCCGCGCGCTCGATTTCGGCGCCGAGGGCGTCATCGCCCCGATGGTCAACTCGGTGGCGGATGCCAAGGCCTTCGCCGGGGCGATGAAGTATCCGCCGCTCGGCGAGCGCTCCTGGGGTCCCACCTTCGCGCTTCCGCGCAGTGCCGTCAGGAACGCCCAGGAATGGCTGCTCAACGCCAACACCCGCACCATCGCCTTCGCTATGGTCGAGACTCGCCAGGCGCTCGACTGCCTCGACGGCATCCTCGAGACGCCGGGCATCGACGGCATCTTCGTGGGCCCGTCCGATTTCTCCATCGCCTGGACCAAGGGGGCCGCGATCGACCCGACCCGCGAGGACATGATGGAGACGCTGGCCGACATCGGGCAGCGCACCGCGGCCGCCGGCAAGGTGGCGGCGATCTACATCACCAACACGAACATGGTCGGCCGCTTCTCGCAGATGGGCTTCCGCTTCCAGGCGATCGCGTCTGAACACCGCGTCATCGCGGCCGGCTCGGCAACGCTGATCCAGGAGGCGCGCGACAGCCTCGGCTAA
- the purB gene encoding adenylosuccinate lyase, with product MIPRYSRPEMVALWSPETKFRIWFEIEAHACDALAEIGIIPQEAARTIWEKGGSAEFDVARIDEIERETKHDVIAFLTHLAEIVGPDARFVHQGMTSSDVLDTCFNVQLARASDLLLSDVDGLLAALKERAFEHKDTITIGRSHGIHAEPTTFGVKLAQAYAEFDRCRSRLVAAREEIATCAISGAVGTFANIDPRVEEHVAEKMGLKPEPVSTQVVPRDRHAMFFATLGVVASSIERLAIEIRHLQRTEVLEAEEYFSPGQKGSSAMPHKRNPVLTENLTGLARMVRSYALPAMENVALWHERDISHSSVERMIGPDATITLDFALARLTNVVEKLVVYPDNMLKNMNKFSGLVHSQRVLLALTQAGVSREDSYRLVQRNAMKVWEKGKDFLEELLSDEDVRAALPEDVIREKFDLGYHTKHVDTIFRRVFGAV from the coding sequence ATGATCCCGCGCTACTCGCGGCCCGAGATGGTCGCTCTCTGGTCTCCCGAGACGAAGTTCCGGATCTGGTTCGAGATCGAGGCGCATGCCTGCGACGCGCTTGCCGAAATCGGCATCATTCCGCAAGAAGCCGCCCGCACGATCTGGGAGAAAGGAGGCAGCGCGGAGTTCGACGTCGCGCGCATCGACGAGATCGAACGCGAGACAAAGCACGACGTCATCGCCTTCTTGACGCACCTCGCCGAGATCGTGGGGCCCGACGCCAGATTCGTGCACCAGGGCATGACCTCGTCGGACGTCCTCGACACCTGCTTCAACGTGCAGCTCGCGCGCGCTTCCGACCTTCTGCTTTCCGACGTGGACGGCCTTCTGGCGGCGCTTAAGGAGCGCGCCTTCGAACACAAGGACACGATCACCATCGGCCGCTCGCACGGCATCCATGCCGAACCCACCACGTTCGGCGTGAAGCTGGCGCAGGCCTATGCCGAGTTCGACCGCTGCCGGTCCCGCCTCGTGGCGGCGCGCGAGGAGATCGCCACCTGCGCGATCTCGGGCGCTGTCGGCACGTTCGCCAACATCGATCCGCGCGTGGAGGAGCACGTCGCGGAGAAGATGGGGCTGAAGCCAGAGCCGGTCTCCACGCAGGTCGTGCCGCGCGACCGCCACGCCATGTTCTTCGCCACGCTCGGCGTTGTCGCGTCTTCCATCGAGCGGCTGGCGATCGAGATAAGGCACTTGCAGCGGACCGAGGTGCTCGAGGCGGAAGAGTATTTTTCGCCGGGCCAGAAGGGCTCCTCCGCCATGCCCCACAAGCGCAATCCCGTGCTGACGGAGAACCTGACGGGGCTCGCGCGCATGGTGCGCTCGTATGCCCTGCCGGCGATGGAAAACGTGGCGCTTTGGCACGAGCGCGACATCTCGCATTCCTCAGTCGAGCGCATGATCGGGCCGGACGCGACCATCACGCTCGACTTCGCCCTGGCGCGGCTCACCAACGTGGTGGAGAAGCTCGTCGTCTATCCCGACAACATGCTGAAGAACATGAACAAGTTCAGCGGACTCGTCCATTCGCAGCGGGTGCTGCTGGCGCTGACCCAGGCCGGCGTTTCACGCGAGGATTCATACCGCCTCGTCCAGCGCAACGCGATGAAGGTGTGGGAAAAAGGCAAGGACTTCCTCGAAGAACTGCTCTCGGACGAAGACGTGCGCGCCGCGCTTCCCGAGGACGTCATCCGCGAGAAATTCGATCTCGGCTATCACACCAAGCACGTGGACACGATTTTCCGCCGCGTCTTCGGCGCTGTCTGA
- a CDS encoding flavin reductase, with amino-acid sequence MLKKSQIEPGHYRDAMANFAGAVHIVTTDGAAGRRGATVIAACSVSDNPPTILVCLNRENEDNDRFRDNGVFALNTLGARHEPLASDFSGLTGKSQAERFESGGWEKIATGAPTLPDALAVFDCELVEAKDFATHRVLFGRVRALHVGDDSRPLLYHRRSYHVL; translated from the coding sequence GTGTTGAAGAAGAGCCAGATCGAGCCCGGCCACTACCGCGACGCCATGGCGAATTTCGCCGGTGCGGTTCACATCGTGACCACGGACGGTGCCGCCGGAAGGCGCGGCGCGACCGTCATCGCCGCCTGTTCCGTCTCCGACAATCCGCCGACGATCCTCGTCTGCCTCAACCGGGAGAATGAGGATAACGACCGCTTCCGCGACAACGGCGTCTTCGCGCTGAACACGCTCGGCGCCAGGCACGAGCCCCTGGCGTCCGATTTTTCCGGCCTCACCGGCAAATCCCAGGCCGAACGGTTCGAGAGCGGCGGCTGGGAAAAGATCGCCACCGGCGCTCCGACGCTCCCCGACGCGCTCGCGGTGTTCGATTGCGAACTCGTCGAGGCCAAGGACTTCGCCACCCACCGTGTGCTCTTCGGGCGGGTGAGGGCGCTCCATGTCGGCGACGATTCGCGCCCGCTCCTCTATCATCGCCGCTCCTATCATGTGCTTTAG
- the purS gene encoding phosphoribosylformylglycinamidine synthase subunit PurS — MIKARITVTLKNGVLDPQGKAIEGALGALGFEGVGHVRQGKVFDVELEGSDTAKAEADLKAMCDKLLANTVIENYSIAIA; from the coding sequence GTGATCAAGGCGCGAATCACCGTCACGCTGAAGAACGGCGTGCTCGACCCTCAGGGAAAGGCCATCGAAGGAGCGCTCGGTGCGCTTGGCTTCGAGGGCGTCGGCCATGTTCGGCAGGGAAAAGTCTTCGACGTCGAACTCGAAGGCTCAGATACGGCGAAGGCCGAGGCTGACCTGAAAGCCATGTGCGACAAGCTTCTGGCGAACACGGTGATCGAGAACTATAGTATCGCCATAGCATGA